ATTTTATAAATTTTGCCGTCTTTAATGCCCACATCGGCCTTAACGATGCCCCACCAGTCGAGAATTAAGGCATTAGTAATCACTAGATCCACCGCCCCATCTTCCCTAGAAATGGGGGATTGGCCCATCCCATCGCGAATTACTTTACCGCCGCCGAATTTTACCTCATCGCCGTAGGTGGTGAAATCTTTTTCGACTTCGATAAATAATTCCGTGTCTGCGAGGCGAACTTTATCTCCGACGGTGGGGCCGTAGGTTTCTGCATAGGTGCGGCGATCGATGCGATAATTCATAGGGGGAATTCTTGAAAATCGACATTGATTATACGATCAATTTTCCAGGAATTATCGCTTTTTAGGGATTTTCTTCCATTTTTAATCTGGCTCATTTTCCAGGATTTCTTTGGCTTTCAGTAAAGCTTGGCGATGTTCTTCGGTAACGGTGGGATATTTTAAACCGAGGGATTCCAGGGTGTGATAAATAACCGCCCCCACAGCTAAACGAGTAAACCATTTGCGATCAGCCGGGATAATATACCAGGGGGCCCATTCGGTACTGGTATGATTGAATACCTCCTCGTAGGCTTTCATGTAATCACCCCAAAAAGCTCTTTCTTTGACATCATTTTCGGAAAACTTCCAATTTTTTTCGGGGCGATCAATTCTTTCTAAAAATCGTTTTTTCTGTTCTCCTTTAGAAACATTGAGAAAGAATTTTAGGACAATAACCCCATTGTTAACCAGATATTTTTCAAAATTATTAATCTCCTCAAAACGTCGCTGCCAAACTTTCTTGGTTCTGTCTTCTGGGGGGAGTTTTTGCCGTTCCAATAAATTTTGATGGACGCGCACGACTAATAATTCTTCGTAGTAAGAACGATTAAAAATACCGATACGACCCCGCTCCGGTAAGGCTTTATAATATCGCCAGAGATAATCGTGGTCTAGTTCTTCGGCCGAGGGTACTTTAAAGCTAAATACCTGACAGCCTTGGGGATTTAAGCCGGACATAACGTGTCTGATCGTACCATCTTTACCCGCCGCATCCATGGCTTGCAGATTAATTAACAGGGCATAGGTATCCTGGGCATAAAGTTTATCTTGAAACTCGGCCATTTTTTCGATCCCCTGTTGCAGCAGCAGCGTGGCATCTTCTTTGGTAATGTAGTCTGGCTTAAACCCGGGATCGTAGTCTTTGTGCAGAGAAATTTCTTTACCCGGTGGCACTATTAAGGATTGTAAAAATGCTTGGCGATCAATTTTGCTGACCATGCTCTTCTCCTTGATTGTTTTGACCCCTAAAATTACATTGTAGCACTTTTGCTCGGAAAATATCTAACTCTTAAACTGGCGAGTCAAAGATGAAGTGGCAGAAATGACCTAGAAACAAGTATATTTAAATACTCGATTTTAGCGACTCCTCATCTGACGAGAAAGTAAAGAATAATTTTTAGGTGATCGCAAATTCGGTAAACTGACGCACTTCGGGAGGTTGAAAAGCTAAAACTATTTCACTACTGGGAATTCCTACGCGCATTAATTCCGTGGCGATACTTGCTTCTGTCCAATCTTCTTCAATATAAATTTTGTCATTTTTTAGACGAAGATAAACGGAAATCGCTTTAATTAGTTTGCCATTTTTCCAGCCAATATTAAACCAAAGATATTGGCTTCTATTATCGTCAAACATCAATATTTTTTCTATGTCTTGATCGGGTACTTGTGAGAAAATTTCTGCATATTCTGTGAGAATTTTCTTGATTATGTTTTGATAATAATTTAGTTTATCCATTGGACGATTCCTCCTGATTATTGTCAACAATTAACAATAAAATTTGATACTTTTGCAAGATTATTTGTATGGCAGCTTGAGCGAAAAACTTTTCATAAATTTCTTGTCCGATTAAAAAAATAAAGAAATTAATACATACAAGATATTTATTACAATGGTTCTTCGTTACTTGGTATGGTTCGATAGGGTGGCATAAATCGACTAAATCCTTATCTGGCAAGAGATTTAATTGATTAGTTCGCTCCAGATCGCAAACAATTGACAAAAATCGCAGCAATGTCTGTCTCTATAAGGGTTTCATTCCTTATAACCCCGTCCATTGCATAAGACAAACCGAAGAACCGAAATTCGGTTCCTTGTTGAATAAGGGAAAGGGCTGTACTCAATGGACGTTGTGCTTGTTTCCAATATTGCTCAGATGACAATTGATCGATTACTTCTTCATTCTCATCGCTATAATACACATTATAAAAATATTCCGCATCCTTAAGTTTTGTAGATAAACTTATCAGCGTATCCCAAGCCAGATTTAAAAAATCAATGCCAGAGGATTTAAAATCATCTCCAGTCGGTACATCTATAATCATAATTTTTCGTACTCACTTTTATCATTTCATTTAAGGCGATTTATTGGTAAATGAGATTGTGTGGCTTTTCATCCCGCTCAAAATGATAGCGAACTTTTTTATTGTGTGGCTTGTACCCGAACTAAACTTGACTATACTTTGTGAGCCTCCGCATAAATCCGTAAAGCGGCGGACATTTTTTGTTCACAATCCTCGCCCTGTGATTGAAACCAAGCTAGGGTTTCGGGATCTACTTGAACAAGAACATTTACTTTCTCTACAGGTTTCCACCACCGCGATTTACTAAAAAACTCCTCGGTTAAGGGCGGAATATCGGATGTGTCGATTTCCTCTTCTGTAAGAGCGTCAACTTTCTCCCAATTCGTCTCGGAGGTATTGTTCATATCGTTTTCGTTCATAGGGTAAAGCTTTACGAAGTGAAATAATACGAATTGTATCTCTACTCGGTTCTGTAAAAACGACAACTACCACTCGGCCATCGAGCGTACCGATTCCTATCAATCGATCTTCGCCATAATTTTCTCGTTCGTCAAGGGAAACTCGAATGGGATGTTCAAATATCCGCTGCGCGTCCGCGAAGTCTAGATCGTGCTTGATGATATTCGCTCGGTTCTTTTGTCGATCCCACTCGAATTTCATATTTTTATTTTATCGAGTTGTCATTCCGTATATCGAAAAAAATCCTATAATTGTCGAAAATTCGATCGTTAGAGGGGTCATCTTGATCGAAATCAAAAGAAATCTTTCGCCTCGATCGAAATGACCCATAACCGGTCAACTAACTCAAAACACCAGAAGGAATCCCTAAGATATCCTCAATTTTAGGTAAATCTTCTAGGGGAATTACCCGGCCTTCATCCTCAAAACCAGCGATTTCATTAAAGTTCAAATAGCGGTATAAATCGCCAGCAAAAGGATTAATTTTCTCGGTGACAATTGCCAGGTATTCCTCGACGGTGGGAATGCGTCCCAGTAGCGCACAAACTGCCGCTAATTCGGCGGAACCGAGATAGACTCGCGCATCTTTTCCCATGCGATTATTGAAGTTACGAGTCGAGGTAGAAAATACCGTCGCTCTGTCTTCAACCCGCGCTTGATTACCCATACAAAGGGAACATCCAGGCATCTCGGTACGCGCCCCAGAAGCGGCAAAAATGCCGTACATTCCCTCCTCGCGCAATTGTTTTTCATCCATGCGGGTGGGGGGACAAATCCACAGTTTAGCCTTAGCAACTCCTGCACCTTCTAATATCTTAGCGGCGGCGCGATAATGACCAATATTAGTCATACAAGAACCGATGAACACCTCATCAATTTTATCCCCGGCGCATTCCGACATTAACTTGATATTATCGGGGTCATTGGGTGCGGCAACAATTGGTTCTTTAATCTCGTTTAAGTTGACGGTGATAATATCCGCATATTCGGCATCCTTATCAGCCTCCATCAGGACGGGATTAGCTAACCATTGTTCCATTTTTGCTACCCGACGCAGGATAGTTTTAGCATCACTATAACCCCGGGCCGCCATATTCTTTAACAGGGCTACATTAGAGCGTAAATATTCCGCCACTGTCTCGGTACTTAACTTAATCGTACAACCAGCGCAGGAACGTTCCGCCGTGGCATCGGTTAACTCAAAAGCCTGTTCTAATTTCAAATCCGGCAGCCCTTCCATCTCCATAATGCGACCGTTAAAAACATTTTTTTTGTTCTGTTTTTCCACGGTTAATTTACCCTCTTGGATGGCAACGTAGGGAATAGCATTAACAATATCGCGCAGAGTTACACCTGGTTGTAATTCCCCCGTAAAACGCACTAAAACCGATTCCGGCATATCCAAAGGCATTACTCCCAAAGCGGCGGCAAATGCCACTAAACCCGACCCCGCAGGAAAGGAAATTCCCAGGGGAAAACGAGTATGAGAATCGCCTCCAGTCCCCACCGTATCCGGCAACAACATCCGATTTAACCAGGAATGAATAATGCCATCTCCCGGACGTAAAGCGACCCCACCCCGGGTAGAGAAAAAGTCCGGTAATTGGTGATGAGTTTGAATATCAACCGGTTTCGGATAGGCTGCCGTGTGACAGAAACTCTGCATGACTAAATCGGCGCTAAAACCTAAACAGGCTAACTCTTTTAACTCGTCTCTGGTCATCGGGCCGGTGGTATCCTGAGACCCTACCGTGGTCATAATCGGGTCACAGGAAGTACCCGGCCGCACCCCGGGTAAACCGCAAGCTTTGCCGACCATTTTTTGCGCTAGGGTGTAACCTTTACCCGTGTCATTAGGCATAGTGGGACGGGTAAATAGGGTACTAGCCTCAAGTCCCAAGGCGTGACGGGTTTTATCGGTGAGACTGCGACCGATTAATAGGGGAATACGACCGCCGGCCCGCACTTCATCCAGAATTGTCTCAGGTTTGAGGCTAAAAGTGCTAATAGTTGCGCCCGCTTCGTTGGTGATTTTGCCTTCGTAGGGATAGATTTTAATCACATCCCCCGTGTTCATTTGGCTAACATCGCATTCAATCGGTAAAGCACCGGAATCCTCGGCAGTATTAAAGAAGATAGGGGCGATTTTACTGCCTAAAATATAGCCACCAGCACGTTTATTAGGTACAAAGGGAATATCATCGCCAATATGCCAGAGAACCGAGTTAATCGCCGATTTTCGGCTGGAACCAGTCCCAACCACATCCCCCACATAGGCGACCGGATGGCCTAATTTTTTCAATTCGGCAATGGTTTCTAAGGACCCGGGTTGACGGGTTTCTAACATTACCAAGGCATGAAGGGGAATATCGGGCCGGGTGGTGGCATGGGGGGCGGGAGATAGGTCATCTGTATTGGTTTCCCCAGGTACTTTGAAAACGGTGACGGTAATTTCTTTAGCAAGTTTCGGTTTAGCGATAAACCAAGCGCCATTGGCCCAAGCATCGATAACCTGTTTAGCATAGGGATTGGTGTCGGATAATTCCAAAACCTCGTTAAATGCGTCGAATACCAGCAGGGTTTTACTTAAAGCGCTGGCAGCAGCGGCGGCGATATTAATATCTCTGGATTTCAGCAGTTCAATCAGAGAATGAACGTTATAACCGCCGACCATGGTTCCCAGTAAGCTAACCGCACCCTGGGGGGAGATAACGTTAGATTTTATTTCACCTTTGGCAATTCCTGTTAAAAATCCCGCTTTAACGTAGGCCGCTTCGTCAACTCCGGGGGGAACACGGTCACGCAGCAGGGTCAGCAATTCTCCTTTGAGTTCTTCGGACGGATTTTTGAGTATTTCGCATAATTCCGCCGTTTGTTGAGCATTGAGGGGAAGGGGAGGGATACCTAATTTCGCTCGGTCGGCAACGTGCTGATGATAGGCTTCTAACATAGGTCTATTGTCTCCTAGTCTTCACTTGTGACGGTTTCTTCCTAGGTTACTGGATTTTTGCTGGTCTCGGAATTTCTAGGTTAGCGAGAGATGACTTTATTGTGCGATTTCCATAAAATGAGAAAATAGCGATCGATTGACTATATTGAGGCTTAGATAATGGCTATCACCGATTCTGATCTAGATTTAGCACAATATATCGACCATTCTCTCCTCATCCCCACCGCCACCAGTGAACAATTAGAGGCTTACTGTCAACAGGCTGATCAATATCATTTTCCCACCGTCTGCGTTTATCCCGCCGCCGTTAAGCAAGCTGTGCAGTTACTCCACGGCAAAAAAACTTTAGTTTCTACCGTGATTGGTTTTCCCGCAGGGGCCACTACCTCCGCAGTTAAACGTTATGAGGCTTTAGAAGCTGTAGATAATGGCGCTAAGGAGTTAGATGTGGTTATTAATCTCGGTTGGCTAAAAGATGGGAAATCTGAGCAATTATTCCAAGAAATTGCTAGTATTTGTCAGGAAACCGGCCAGACGGTAAAAGCGATTCTGGAAACCTCGCAACTAACGGACACCGAGAAACGTTTAGCGGCAGAAATTTGCATGGATGCAGGAGTGAGTTATCTAAAAACCAGTACCGGCTGGTTTGGCGGTGCAACGGTTAGCGATGTCAAGTTTCTCAAGGAAATTAGCAAAGGCCGGGTAGGAATTAAAGCATCCGGCGGAATTCGCACCCTAGAACAAGCGCTCGCTCTTATCCGGGCCGGAGCCACCCGTCTGGGAACTTCCCGCGGTGTCGATTTAGTCCGTCAGCAAAAGGCCGCCTTTGAGGAGTAAAATGCAGTGGGCTGCCCGCGCATTTAAATTGCTTGTTGAGTAGGTTGATTCATGAATCAACCTACAAAGCACTATGTTTTGACAAATTTTCAGCTATATATTTCCGAGAAATCGACTAAAAACGTTACCAGATAAGGATTTGAGAGAATGACATAAGAGAGAATCAAACGACCCCAGGGTAAGAGGGGGTGAGGAAGATTCAGCTAATCTAATAATAGGCGGTTAAAATGCCTCTTAGCTGACGGATGACATTCAATAAAAATAAGGGGGTTTATTTGCCGATAATTCGCTGTGGTAATCGAGAATTTAGAGATATTCAAGGGATTGTTTTTGATAAGGACGGTACGCTAGAGGATTCGCGAGCTTTCTGGTACGATCGAGCTATAGCCCGGATACAAGCCATTGAATCGCGAATCCCTGGTTTAGAGTCTTTATTAACTAAAACTTTCGGTATTGGGGCAAATAGTCTCAATCCTGCCGGTTTAATGGCAGTGGGCAGCCGCAGAGATAATCATATCGCCGCTGCCGGTTGTATTGCTTCCACCGGCCGGGATTGGTTAACGGCAATGGCGATCGCAAAAGCATCCTTCCAAGCGGCCGATGAAAAGGTTCCCCCCCGCTTAAATCCCCTCTATCCCCAATGTTTAGAAGTAATTCGTTATCTGCACGCGGCCGGTTTACAATTGGCGATTCTTTCCTCCGATACCACAGCACGAGTTGAGCAATTTGTCAAGGAAAATCACCTATTAAATTATATCAAAATTGCCCGAGGCTGCGATCGAGGTTTAAGTAAACCAGATCCCTTATTATTGCAAGAAACCTGTCAAGCTTTGGGGACCGCAGTGGACAAAACCCTGATGGTGGGGGACACTAGGGCCGATTGGGAAATGGCTAAACAGGCAAAATCAGCAGCTGCGATCGCAATTAGTTGGCAACCAGAAACCCATCAAGATTTACAATTAGCTGATGTGGTCATTAGAGAACTTGCTGCCATCTCGGTTATCAGCTTCTCAAGGCAAGAGGCAACAGGCAAAAGGCAAAAGAAAGAATCTGGCAATTCTCCCACCTAAAAAGATGGATAGTTATCAGTTATCATTTTAGCTTTCAGCCATCAGCCATCAGCTTTTTTCTCCCCCACACCCCACACCCCACACCCCATACCCCACACCCCACACCCCACACCCCAATTCATAATTCCCTCTATGCTAACAATTGCCTTACCGAAGGGTGCTTTACTAAACGAAAGTATCCAAATATTTCAGAAAATTGGCTTAGATTTTAGTGCCTTTCTTGACTCAAAAAATCGCCAACTACAGATTACCGACCCCACTAACCAAGCGAAAGCGTTATTAGTCAGAGCCACAGATGTACCAGTTTATGTAGAATACGGTCAGGCACAATTAGGCATCGCCGGTTATGATGTTTTATTGGAAAAATCTCCCGATGTGGCTAATTTAATTGACCTAAAATTTGGTTATTGTCGGATGTCGGTAGCTGTCCCTGCTGATAGTCCCTATCAAAGTCCTCTAGACATTCCCCATCACGGTAAAGTCGCCTCAAAATTTGTCAATTGTGCTAAGGATTATTTTCGTCGTTTAGATATTCCCGTCGAGATTATACCTCTCTATGGTTCCGTAGAATTAGGCCCGATTACGGGGATGTCAGAAGCGATAGTTGACCTAGTTTCCACCGGTCGAACTTTACGCGAAAATGGTTTAGTAGAAATTGCCGAATTATTTGCTAGTAGCGCTCGATTAATCGCCCATCCCCTCAGCTATCGACTAAATCGTGATCAGATTTATAACTGGGTAGAAAAGCTCAGTTTAACGAATCAGCACCCCCCTTATTAAGCGGGTATCAAGGGTAGGGTTGATTCATGAATCAACCCTACCTTGAATCAACCCTACCTTAAATCAACCCTACCTTAAATCAACCCTACCTTAAATCAACCCTACCTTGAATCAACCCTAGGGATCAAGGGGTGATCAAAGGCAAAATCTATCTTATATTTAATTAGAACCATTGACTTATTTCCCCCTAACCTAATTATTTCAATAGCAAACCAATAAGCGCACCAGCCAGAATTAACCAAGTAGAATTAACCTGAAAACGTAGTAAAAGAATAGCGGAGACAAGAGATAAAATGATAGCCAATAAATTAAAAGGTAAATTCCCGTAGGGTTGTAACCAAGTAGCTAGAGCTAAATTAAAAATAACTGCTACCATTAAAGCCACAGCACTAGCATTAATTGCATCTAAAAAAGCACCCGCCCAAGCGGACTCTCTCAGTTTAGGAATAAGAGGATTAAGTAATAAAACAAAGATAAAAGAAGGAAAAAAAATCGCTAGAGTCGCCACAATTGCCCCCGATACTCCTAATATTTGATAACCGATAAAAGTGGCTGTGGATAACACTGGACCGGGGGTAAATTGACCCACAGCAATAGCATCTAATAATTGTTGCTGGGTTAACCATCCTCTCCCCTGCACTAAATCCCCCTCTAAAAAGGCAACTAACACATAACCACTACCAAATAAAACACTACCCACCTTGAGGAAAAATAGCCCTAATCCTGTTAATGTTGGTGGGATGTTGCTAGGATTAGCAACCGCCGTCGCACCGCCTATTCCTGCCACAATCAGGGGAAAAGTAGCGAATTTTTTTAGGATAAACATTCCGATAATTCCGCCTAACAGTAAAGCGATAACTTCATTTAACCCTAAGATTAATAATCCGATAACTCCCAATCCGATGAAGAGTAATTGACGGGTTTTCAGTGCCTTTTTGCCTAAGCGCCAGAGTGCCTGAAAAATCACCGCAATTACTACCGGTTTAATCCCCGCAAAAATCGGAGCCACATCCGGTAAAGTCCCGTAGGTAGTATAAATCCAAGCTAGAAAACCCGTAATTAACACCGCAGGAGTAATAAAACAAACCCCCGTGATTATTAAACCCGCTAAACCACCAAAAATATAACCGATATGAATAGCCATTTCCGTGGAATTAGGACCAGGAATCAGATTAGTTGCCCCCACCAAATCGAGAAATCGCTCCTTAGTCATCCAACCGCGACGCTTAACCACTTCTTCCTCCATTAAAGCGATATGGGCAGCCGGACCACCAAAACCGATAAGGCCGATTTTGAGAAATAAAAGGGCAAGTTGTGAGAGATTGGGAGGCGATGAAGTCAGCATTTTCTGATTACCAATAGTTTTTCTAGAATCAAGTTTATATCCAAAAGAATAAGCTTAAGCTAAATTCTTGGCTAGATATCGTCACTGCTAAAATTCCATAATTGCAAAAGTGTTTTATACAAACTCAATCATAAATATTTAAGGCTCCCGGTCAAGTAAATTTGATACAAAAAAAGTTAAGAAAACTTTATAAATAATATTGATTAGTTTATTTATAATAAGCCCCATTAATACCAACTGAAACCATAATCAACCATAAACAATAATCAATTATCAGAATCGATGCTAATCTATGCAAAAAAACTCTATGGACAGCTTGCCGCCCAAGACTAACCAGTTTTCAGATACCCAAGAGCCAGCAGCGAGTCCAACTCAGCGCCAAGCAGTGCCGGTCAATTATGAGTACAGCCTCAATCTGCCGGAATTACTCAACCAGCTTGACCTCTCAGTGTTGATTTCCACCTACCAAGCGGGACGAGTGGCCAGCATTGGCACTTATCAAGGACAAATGCGGGTGAGTTTCGCCCATTTTGACCAAGCAATGGGTTTAACCCGAACCGCTACCGGAATTGCTGTGGGCGCTCGTCAGGCAATTTGGAATTTACCCGCTAATCGAGAGATTGCCCCCCAGATTAAACCAGAAGGGGAACAGGATATCGCTTTTTTAGCTCGTTCCTCTCACCTCACCGGTCTGATTATGGGTCATGATTTGGCCTTTGGCAGTAATCGCCTTTGGGTGGTCAATACCCTATTTAACTGTCTGGCAACCATCGAAGGAAATTGGAGTTTTCTCCCCCAGTGGAAACCGCCCTTTATTACCGAGTTGGTCCCCGGGGACCGCTGCCACCTCAATGGCTTGGCTATGGCTGAAAATAGCGGCACTCCCGCCTATGTGACGGCATTGGGGGAAACCAACGAGGAAAGCCTCTGGCGAGAGAATAAGGCCCAAGGGGGATGCTTGATTGATGTGCCGAGGGGAGAGGTGATTCTGCGGGGTTTAGCTATGCCCCATTCTCCCCGTCTTTACCAGGGTAATCTCTATTTTCTCAATTCCGGTTATGGAACCTTGAACCGTTGGCATCCCCAAACTGGCAGCACGGAAATCATCGCCGAATTGCCCGGTTTTACCCGGGGTTTGGACTGTTGGGAAGGTCACGCCTTTGTCGGGTTGTCCCAAGTACGGGAAACGGCGGTTTTTGGCGGTTTACCCCTGGATGAGCGGCGTAATCAATTGCGGTGCGGGTTGGCTATTGTCAACCTGGCTACCAGTCAACTGGTGGCAACTTTTTGGTTCAATAGCGGCGTGGAGGAGGTTTTTGCCGTCTCCGTCCTACCGGGCTACCGCAACCCGGCGCTAATTGGACCAGATACCGACCTCGATGGCTCTCAATCCGTCTGGATGGTGCCTTCTTTGGCGACTTAAGTAGGGAGGCACAATTATTTGTAGGATGGGTTAGCGGTAGCGTAACATGAGCAGGCGTTGGGTTTCATGCTTCAACCCAACCTACGTTCATCTTATATTTAATTCCACCCACCCACTTAATTGTTTAATTTTTACTCTTTAATTCAGGAAAAAATCATGTCAACTCCTTTTTTAGTTAAGGATATCTTCCCCGGTTTAGGTAGCTCCTCCCCCGGCAGTCTGACGGCATTATATAGTTTTACCAATAAATGTTAGAACAAAGATGTAGATGTAGGTTGCTCTAATGGGAAGTTTTGTGACGACAAGTAGCATTGATGATATTTATGGGGAATAATAGATTTAGATGAGTGCCTAACTTTCCAATTGGTAGCGACTTGCCATGAACCAAACAACCGCCAATTATGATGAACCCTGGAAAGAAGCATTAAGCGAGTATTTTGAAGCGTTTTTATACTTCTTTTTTCCCGAAGTTCACCAACTAATTGATTGGACAAAAACTCCCGAATCCCTAGAAAAAGAACTCAAACGGATTACCGCTTCAGCAAAGACAAAAAAACGTTTTGCTGACAAACTTTATAAGGCTTGGCTACTTGAGGGACAAGAAGTCTGGATTTTGATTCATATTGAAATTCAAAGCCAGTACGAAGAAAATTTCCCTCAGAGGATGTATATTTATAACTATCGGGCCTTTGATTTGTATCAGAAACCGGTTATCAGTCTCGCTATATTAGGAGATGAACGAGTAAATTGGCGACCAGATTCCTATAATTATACTATCGCTGGTTGTGAAGTCAGCCTCAAATTCCCAACGGTTAAATTACTGGACTATGAGGAAAACTGGTCAGAACTAGAAACAAGTAGCAATCCCTTTGCTATAATAGTCATGGCACACCTGAAAACAAAAGCGACTACTGGGAAGCTGCCACAACGGGAACAGTGGAAGTGGAAGTTAATCAGGGGATTATATGAAAAGGAGTTCGAGAGAGAACAGATAATTAAACTGTTTGAAATCATCGACAATATGATGACTTTATCCACTGAATTGCAGTCAAGTTTAGAAAGTAAAATCAAACAATTTGAGGAGGAAAGAACCATGCCTTTAATGAGTAATATGGAGTTACGAGGAATCGAACGCGGTAAAGAAATTGGCAAGGAAATTGGCAAGGAAATTGGGGTGCTAGAAAAAAGCCGCGATGACATAAAAACAGTTTTAACTGTGCGGTTTGGAGAGATTTCTTCAGAAATTGAAGAGATAATCGGCAAAATGACTAACCCTACTATCTTAGAAGAGCTACTAAAATTAGCAGCTACCGCTAATTCTCTCGCAGAATTTCAGCAGTCTTTGGCTAAAATCAATATCTAGAAAACGGGTTTCTTTGAGAACCTATTTAGAAACCGGGTTTCTTCGAGAAACCCGGTTTCTGGACTTATTAACGAATAAAATTAATCTGACAAATATTAAGAGGAATAATCGGTTCAAATTCTTTTCGGTCAGAAGTAAGTAAAATTCCTTTTTCTTGATTGGCTAAAGTCAAAGCAAAACAATCAGCTAAAGAAATGCGCTTAATTAGTGCCTTATATTGGCTTACTTGTCGCCAAAACTTGCTACTTAAATCAAAGCGAGTTTTTATGTTAATATCACTTAATTCTTGAATTAGTTTTTCTGTTTCTGATTCTCCTATATCGCGATAAAAATTATAGTAAACTTCGCAAAGATTAACAACATGAATCATTTTGTTATTATTTTGATTAGTGATGGTTTCTCTGACAAGATCCGCTCCTGTTTCATTACGAACAAAAGCAATTACAGCACAAGCATCTAAAATGATATTCATCTATTACGCTCCTCCCAATCAATTTCTGCTTGTTTTTGTTGGGCAAAATCTTCACTACTGGTGGGTGCATGAGCATATTTACCTTGTAATGATTTAATTAACTGTTGTCTTTCTTCTTCTGATTTAGGTTTAATTTGAGGCAAAAAATTTTGCTCGATTAACTCTCTAATTTGCAATAATTGTTCGCCAGAAAGATTAGCTAATGATTCAATTATTTGTTGACGTATTGCTGTAGCATTCATGATTATTACTGACAATTAAGTATAAAAAGTTACTATGGTTACAATCTATCACAAAAAATGCTAATTGGCCAGCAAACCTCTAAAATTAAGCAAATAACTGCCTCGCTTTGACGTTAGCGATCGCATCTTCGCAATAACTGAGAAAACGGGTTTCTTAGAAAACGGGTTTCTTTGAGAAACCCGTTTTCTGTTAATTTTTGTTATATCCCCCTTGAAAAATTCGGGATTCTTTGCACAAAATAGTCGAAGTCATCCTTTGCGGTCAATGTCATGACTTCTACCCTGTTGCCGATTTTTCCTGCTGTTGACGATGTTTTGTTCAATTTTGCTCAATCTGATGGCTTGAGTCAAGCTAATCAGGTGAATAGTGTGAGAAATCAGCGTTTAACCGCTACCGTAGTTTTCCTCGATGCTGGTGTTAGCGATTAT
This portion of the Microcystis aeruginosa NIES-2549 genome encodes:
- a CDS encoding element excision factor XisH family protein, with amino-acid sequence MLRFLSIVCDLERTNQLNLLPDKDLVDLCHPIEPYQVTKNHCNKYLVCINFFIFLIGQEIYEKFFAQAAIQIILQKYQILLLIVDNNQEESSNG
- a CDS encoding XisI protein; amino-acid sequence: MDKLNYYQNIIKKILTEYAEIFSQVPDQDIEKILMFDDNRSQYLWFNIGWKNGKLIKAISVYLRLKNDKIYIEEDWTEASIATELMRVGIPSSEIVLAFQPPEVRQFTEFAIT
- a CDS encoding BrnT family toxin, translated to MKFEWDRQKNRANIIKHDLDFADAQRIFEHPIRVSLDERENYGEDRLIGIGTLDGRVVVVVFTEPSRDTIRIISLRKALPYERKRYEQYLRDELGES
- the acnB gene encoding bifunctional aconitate hydratase 2/2-methylisocitrate dehydratase, whose amino-acid sequence is MLEAYHQHVADRAKLGIPPLPLNAQQTAELCEILKNPSEELKGELLTLLRDRVPPGVDEAAYVKAGFLTGIAKGEIKSNVISPQGAVSLLGTMVGGYNVHSLIELLKSRDINIAAAAASALSKTLLVFDAFNEVLELSDTNPYAKQVIDAWANGAWFIAKPKLAKEITVTVFKVPGETNTDDLSPAPHATTRPDIPLHALVMLETRQPGSLETIAELKKLGHPVAYVGDVVGTGSSRKSAINSVLWHIGDDIPFVPNKRAGGYILGSKIAPIFFNTAEDSGALPIECDVSQMNTGDVIKIYPYEGKITNEAGATISTFSLKPETILDEVRAGGRIPLLIGRSLTDKTRHALGLEASTLFTRPTMPNDTGKGYTLAQKMVGKACGLPGVRPGTSCDPIMTTVGSQDTTGPMTRDELKELACLGFSADLVMQSFCHTAAYPKPVDIQTHHQLPDFFSTRGGVALRPGDGIIHSWLNRMLLPDTVGTGGDSHTRFPLGISFPAGSGLVAFAAALGVMPLDMPESVLVRFTGELQPGVTLRDIVNAIPYVAIQEGKLTVEKQNKKNVFNGRIMEMEGLPDLKLEQAFELTDATAERSCAGCTIKLSTETVAEYLRSNVALLKNMAARGYSDAKTILRRVAKMEQWLANPVLMEADKDAEYADIITVNLNEIKEPIVAAPNDPDNIKLMSECAGDKIDEVFIGSCMTNIGHYRAAAKILEGAGVAKAKLWICPPTRMDEKQLREEGMYGIFAASGARTEMPGCSLCMGNQARVEDRATVFSTSTRNFNNRMGKDARVYLGSAELAAVCALLGRIPTVEEYLAIVTEKINPFAGDLYRYLNFNEIAGFEDEGRVIPLEDLPKIEDILGIPSGVLS
- a CDS encoding BrnA antitoxin family protein, producing MNENDMNNTSETNWEKVDALTEEEIDTSDIPPLTEEFFSKSRWWKPVEKVNVLVQVDPETLAWFQSQGEDCEQKMSAALRIYAEAHKV
- a CDS encoding polyphosphate kinase 2 family protein — encoded protein: MVSKIDRQAFLQSLIVPPGKEISLHKDYDPGFKPDYITKEDATLLLQQGIEKMAEFQDKLYAQDTYALLINLQAMDAAGKDGTIRHVMSGLNPQGCQVFSFKVPSAEELDHDYLWRYYKALPERGRIGIFNRSYYEELLVVRVHQNLLERQKLPPEDRTKKVWQRRFEEINNFEKYLVNNGVIVLKFFLNVSKGEQKKRFLERIDRPEKNWKFSENDVKERAFWGDYMKAYEEVFNHTSTEWAPWYIIPADRKWFTRLAVGAVIYHTLESLGLKYPTVTEEHRQALLKAKEILENEPD
- the deoC gene encoding deoxyribose-phosphate aldolase, yielding MAITDSDLDLAQYIDHSLLIPTATSEQLEAYCQQADQYHFPTVCVYPAAVKQAVQLLHGKKTLVSTVIGFPAGATTSAVKRYEALEAVDNGAKELDVVINLGWLKDGKSEQLFQEIASICQETGQTVKAILETSQLTDTEKRLAAEICMDAGVSYLKTSTGWFGGATVSDVKFLKEISKGRVGIKASGGIRTLEQALALIRAGATRLGTSRGVDLVRQQKAAFEE